The DNA window ATGCTGCTGACGGGGAAGATAATTTGGATGATGACATGGTGAGACTCACAGAGGCGGGCAGCGCCGGATACGTGCGGCAATTGCCGCATTTATACGCAATAATTGCCCGGCAAACCAGCTTCCACCAAGGGTTTGGCAATATATTTTTTACCCCCTTGACGGCCGCCATTTTCGGCCTCCAGAGCCCTTGTCTGCGCCGGTACAAGGGATAAACGGACTAGGCAGCATCCCACTGCCCCAACCGGGCGAAACCGTGGTATAACCCTGACATGGTCCCCAAAGCGGATACCACCTCAGGAACAACAGATGAAACATGGACTTATCCTGGCAACACTGTGGCTCAGTGCCTGTGCCTTCCAGCCTGCGGCCACCGACAGCCCACCCTACGGCCACAACGCTGCGGCCGCCAGTCGCCATAACGTCAATGGGACCTCCTTGTACGTTGAAACCTATGGTGAAGGCGAGCCCCTGCTGTTGCTTCACGGTAATGGTGACAGTCTCGCCGGCATGAAGCACCAGATAGCCCACTTTGCCAAACGTTATCGGGTGATCGCCGTGGACAGTCGCGGCCATGGCCAGACACCGCTGGCCACCGGGGCCTTAACCTATGAACTCATCGCCAGCGATATTGCCGCCCTGCTGAAACAGCTCGGGCTTGGCCCGGTCAAGCTGATCGGTTGGAGTGATGGCGGCATTGTCGGCTTGTGGCTGGCATTAACCGAGCCCGATGCCGTGAGCCAAATGGCTATCATGGGCGTCAACATAGCCCCGGACGGCGCC is part of the Shewanella cyperi genome and encodes:
- a CDS encoding alpha/beta fold hydrolase; translation: MKHGLILATLWLSACAFQPAATDSPPYGHNAAAASRHNVNGTSLYVETYGEGEPLLLLHGNGDSLAGMKHQIAHFAKRYRVIAVDSRGHGQTPLATGALTYELIASDIAALLKQLGLGPVKLIGWSDGGIVGLWLALTEPDAVSQMAIMGVNIAPDGAYDWDLDSLKAYREQIEHQLALGDRRQDWPLLLQRVKLMDEQTPISHAQLQNISAPTLVMAGDEDVIRPEHTLAIYRHLPRAQLAIFPGATHMLPSEAPDIFNAAVERFFSEPFRRPTTRQVFQGEAQEH